A region of the Falco peregrinus isolate bFalPer1 chromosome 4, bFalPer1.pri, whole genome shotgun sequence genome:
gcgggcggcggcgggtgtGGCGGGGGTCGCGCCGCGAGCCGGGGCGGCAGGTGAGGCCCCGTCCTGTCTCCGCCCGCAGGGGGGCGAGCGGtgcggggcccggcggcgcgagcctggctgctgcgggggaaggggaggggggcggggcggggctgggcaCCTCCCGCCCCGGCGCTGAGGTGCGGGGcccgccgggcgggcgggcaggcaggcGGTGGCTGTTTGCGGGGCGGGGGTCGACTCGGGCGGCGCAGGGCCGGCGGGGGCGCCCAACAGCGACCCGGGGAGGCCGGTAACCCGGCCCTGGCTGCGCCCACCGGCCCTCAGCGCCTTGGTTCACCtctgcggggggggggctgggccgggggggcgcCGGCCTGGGGCCtcccccgctgccgccccgcaCCCGCACTGCCTGGGCCGAGCCCGCAGACGCGCAAGTACACTCGGGCGTGTTTTCTGCGAGCCGGGGGGCGCCGGTGCGgcctgctttttttgcttttatccCGCGTTACGTGCGAAACCAAACGCATCTTCTGAAATTCCCGTCCCAGCAAAATGCTGCCGACCACTTCGCTTAATTCCCGGAGCCAGGGCAACGGTGTGCTgagccccagggatgctgcgAGGCACACGGCCGGGGCAAAACGCTACAAGTACCTGCGGAGGCTCCTCCACTTCCGACAGATGGACTTTGAGTTTGCCCTTTGGCAGATGCTATACCTCTTCGTATCGCCACAGAGGGTCTATAGGAACTTTCACTACAGGAAACAGACCAAGGACCAGTGGGCGAGAGATGATCCGGCTTTCCTGGTGCTCCTCAGTATCTGGCTCTGTGGTGAGTGCGGGGAAATAGGCATGGACACTCGTGGCCCTTCtgacaacacacacacaaaaaggacCAGTCTATATGGATTGTCTTTTAATTGAAGTAGAAAATGACCTAACCATTTGGAAGCTAAGGTGGGCATTAGAAAACAGAGGAGGTATGAATAATACCATGCAGTCTTGAATTGTCTCTCTACtgcaactaattttctgttacatttcaAACTGTGTCATTCCCTGTAACTTTATGGACAGGAATAAAACCCCATGCTGCACAGCAACGCTTtagttaaaaaatactgaacattttGTTTATCCGAATGTTACagataaaatactgtttttatgATAAAAGCCCTAGTGAGTTTCTGTATATTGCAGAATTAAGCTATAAACAAAATGTCTCGTAATTTTTGGACTGAGCTGCAAATGCAGTAAGTATTATTGGGACGTTAAGAGctcatgctttcttttcaacagctaactttaataatctttttttcctttcagtgtcTACTGTGGgatttggatttgtgctggacatgggtttttttgaaacaatAAAGCTGCTACTTTGGGTTGTATTCATAGACTGCGTAGGCGTTGGCCTCCTGATTGCAACTCTAATGTGGTAAGTCATGATGTCTGAAACTGAGCTTAGCGTTGCTGTTTGGACACAGACAGTCCTCTGCTGTTTGCAAGAACTTGCTTCTCTGTTTGGgtcaaaattaaaaagtatgTATTGATTATAGGTTTTGTGCTGTTGTTTCAAAACGTTGCTGTAAAAATGAGCATgtcttttcctggaaaagacGAATGTTAGAAAGCCTGTGTTATGATGTACGTTTcagattgttttctttcttgagcTGGTTAATCTTCACCaataatgctaaaaaaaaaagtggtgatCAGAATTCTTCATTCCTTATTTTGATTGAACAGCTTAAGTAATGTAAACCTGAGGATAATTAGGTTTAAATAGAGCAGTATATAATTGACCCATGCTTCTTGCTGAAGTTTTTAGCTATTTGCACTACAAGCAATGTCTGCTCTATCCCATGCATGTTGGCTTTGTTGCTTTGGTGGTAGTTGCTGCGAGTTTCATCCTATAATATCCAGAGACTTACAGAAGCGTAGCGGCAATAGCGAGTCAGTTTATAACCCAGGCCTCTCAGCACCTTATAGGTGTGTCTGCACCAGCAAGTCAGCCATGAAACGACAGGTCAGTGCTTCTGCCCTGTAGCAAGGGGAAGAGCGCCaaggaaagaatttttattttaccaaGAACTTAAGGAAGCAAGGGCACCTAAAAGACACCTTAGTAATGGAGCTGACACCTTAAACTGATGCCAATCAGAAAAGGGATGGATTCCTTACAGTAACCTCAGGAACTCCCAATTGTAGTTGCAAAATTCAGGATGAGGCACATACAAGAACTGTAGCTGGTAAGTGAAAGGTCCATCTGACCGACTCTCCTGTCTGGGACAGCAACCCATAAATTGCTTGGGGGATGAGCATAGAGTAATGCTTTCCGCCCAtcctgcagcagtttgtcactgGATGCAGTCTCCTGAACCAGAAAGACTATTCATCTGCTGGTTTTCCTGTCCTTTAGGCCTCAATACCAGTCACCTGGCTCCAGTCTGGTTCAAGTCCCCTCTTCTAGTGCAGGctcacccctttttttttttttttctcttttttttttctcttttttttttcctcttttttttttttttttctctcaaaaccCCCTTATTCCTAACGAGCCTAAACCCCTTCTTGCCTTGCTTTACCTTGCAACCCAGGCTCTGCCTCTGACCTGCCCTTGGCACAAAGAGTGTGTCGAAGGAAGCCACCTTGAAAGCTCAGGCCTCTTAGCTTCTTATTTCTGAGCATGTATTGACTTCTTGTTCCTCTTCTAAATGGGATAAATTTTCTGATGTCAGcagaacttcagctgaagaaaacacagtcGTGAGGTTTGTTCTGTAGTCTGTAACACCAGGCATTGCACATCCTGTTAGCACTTCTCTTCAGTAAGAATGGGCTCACCTTAAGGGTGCTAACCTGCCCTTCCTGTCCGTGCAGCGCCCCGTTTCTGCAGAGGTGACGTAAACCATCAGCGAGCTGTGCTGATCAGGCCCAAGCACTTTCCTGAAGtcatgtctgtgtgtgtacaaACAGAAGTGGCACACTGCCTGAGAACTTGTAAATGCATTGGTAATTCTAGCACTGatctattttgtttctttcagctgcctcttgAACGCGAGGGATGTGATTACAGTTTTAACACAAATATCGTAATGGTAGCCTGGTCTGCATAATTCTCGCGTATTTCCCTTCCAGATAGCAGAAACTTTGTCAGGGTAGAGGGTTAGGATCACATACGGCTTACTATCTCAGATCAGTGTTTTGTCAGTCAGCTTTATAGATGCACATTAACAACGTTCTCATCTTTCCATGTAGGTTCATTTCTAATAAATACTTGGTgaagcagc
Encoded here:
- the UNC50 gene encoding protein unc-50 homolog — translated: MLPTTSLNSRSQGNGVLSPRDAARHTAGAKRYKYLRRLLHFRQMDFEFALWQMLYLFVSPQRVYRNFHYRKQTKDQWARDDPAFLVLLSIWLCVSTVGFGFVLDMGFFETIKLLLWVVFIDCVGVGLLIATLMWFISNKYLVKQQNRDYDVEWGYAFDVHLNAFYPLLVILHFIQLFFINYVIISDSVIGYFVGNTLWLIAIGYYIYVTFLGYSALPFLKNTAILLYPFALLIMLYLISLACGWNFTKMLCSFYKYRVK